One segment of Alistipes finegoldii DSM 17242 DNA contains the following:
- a CDS encoding polyprenol monophosphomannose synthase, which translates to MRKLVIIPTYNEKENISAMIDKVFSLPEPFELLVIDDGSPDGTAEIVRQRRKEFPETLHLLERSGKQGLGTAYLTGFRWGLDNGFDYICEMDCDFSHNPDDLVRLYEAAAEGNDVVVGSRYVQGVNVVNWPMSRLLMSYFASMYVRIVTRMPLRDATAGFVCYSRHALETLDLDAVRMKGYGFQIEMKYSAWRLGLKLKEVSIIFVERREGTSKMSGGIFREAFFGVLGLPLRKIRAAKKA; encoded by the coding sequence ATGCGCAAACTGGTAATCATTCCGACCTACAACGAGAAGGAAAACATCTCGGCGATGATCGACAAGGTCTTTTCGCTGCCCGAACCTTTCGAACTGCTCGTCATCGACGACGGTTCGCCCGACGGGACGGCTGAAATCGTCAGGCAACGCAGGAAAGAGTTCCCCGAAACGCTTCACCTGCTGGAGCGCAGCGGCAAACAGGGGCTGGGAACGGCCTATCTGACGGGGTTCCGCTGGGGACTGGACAACGGATTCGACTACATTTGCGAAATGGACTGCGACTTCTCGCACAATCCCGACGATCTGGTGCGGCTGTACGAAGCCGCCGCCGAGGGCAACGACGTGGTGGTCGGCTCGCGCTATGTGCAGGGCGTAAACGTCGTCAACTGGCCGATGTCGCGTCTGCTGATGTCCTACTTCGCTTCGATGTACGTGCGCATCGTGACGCGCATGCCCCTGCGCGACGCGACGGCGGGATTCGTCTGCTACTCGCGCCATGCGCTGGAGACGCTCGACCTCGACGCCGTAAGGATGAAGGGATACGGCTTTCAGATCGAGATGAAATACTCGGCGTGGCGGCTGGGGCTGAAACTCAAGGAGGTATCGATCATCTTCGTCGAACGCCGCGAGGGCACCTCCAAGATGAGCGGCGGCATCTTCCGCGAAGCGTTCTTCGGCGTGCTGGGACTCCCGCTGCGCAAAATCAGGGCCGCGAAAAAAGCATAG
- a CDS encoding GtrA family protein, whose translation MIEQFLKFCIVGGSGVFVDFGITYLCKEWLRLNKYVANSLGFLCASTTNYILNRIWTFHNENPDITGQYLRFLGIAAVGLVINNLTIWLLHGRFRLNFYLAKLFAIGVVTFWNFFMNYFFTF comes from the coding sequence ATGATCGAGCAGTTTCTCAAATTCTGCATCGTGGGCGGTTCGGGCGTCTTCGTCGATTTCGGAATCACCTACCTCTGCAAGGAGTGGCTGAGGCTCAACAAGTACGTCGCCAATTCGCTCGGCTTTCTCTGCGCCTCGACGACGAATTACATCCTGAACCGGATCTGGACTTTCCACAACGAGAATCCTGACATTACGGGACAGTACCTCCGCTTTCTGGGCATTGCCGCCGTGGGACTTGTCATCAACAACCTGACGATCTGGCTGCTGCACGGCCGTTTCCGCCTGAATTTCTATCTGGCCAAGCTTTTCGCCATCGGCGTGGTCACCTTCTGGAACTTTTTCATGAACTATTTCTTTACGTTCTGA